In a genomic window of Paracoccaceae bacterium:
- the zwf gene encoding glucose-6-phosphate dehydrogenase produces the protein MVSRVIPVDPFDLVIFGGSGDLARRKILPGLFRRFCAGQMPQDARVIGAARAEMSDAEYRTMAHDAILEFGDKVSAESDQLTAFLQNLAYVAIDAKGENGWRALKSHMRRGVVRAFYFSVAPSLFGDLAERLNNHGLTDGNSRIVVEKPFGRDLQTAKQLNQDLAAFFDESQIYRIDHYLGKETVQNLMAVRFGNMLFEPLWNSQFVDHIQITVAETVGVGGRGDYYDKSGAMRDMVQNHLMQLLCLIAMEPPARFDPDAVRDEKLKVIRALEPVEPHHIVRGQYGADAEDPGEHPDYRTAAGNPKSTTESFIALKTHIANWRWAGTPFYLRTGKRLGARSSEISIVFKDTPHSIFGEEAGRHRNVLSIRLQPNEGIKLGVTIKEPGPGGMRLIDVPLDMTFADALGAEGSENVDAYERLIMDVIRGNQTLFMRGDEVEAAWAWTDPIIEGWTSRNEVPKPYDSHSAGPDASAQLMRRDGRDWREVTP, from the coding sequence ATGGTTTCGCGTGTTATTCCGGTCGACCCTTTCGATCTCGTGATTTTTGGTGGTTCAGGCGATCTGGCACGGCGCAAGATTCTGCCCGGCCTGTTCCGGCGGTTTTGTGCAGGGCAGATGCCGCAGGATGCCCGCGTCATCGGGGCGGCACGTGCCGAGATGAGCGACGCTGAGTATCGCACAATGGCGCATGATGCGATCCTCGAGTTTGGCGACAAGGTCAGCGCGGAATCCGACCAGCTCACGGCTTTCTTGCAAAACCTGGCGTATGTGGCGATTGATGCAAAGGGTGAAAACGGTTGGCGCGCCCTGAAGAGCCACATGCGGCGCGGCGTTGTGCGGGCTTTCTACTTCTCGGTGGCTCCGAGCCTGTTTGGCGATCTGGCCGAACGGTTGAACAATCACGGTCTCACCGATGGCAACAGCCGGATCGTCGTCGAAAAGCCCTTTGGTCGTGATCTGCAGACAGCGAAACAGCTCAATCAGGATCTGGCCGCGTTTTTCGACGAAAGTCAGATTTACCGGATTGATCATTATCTGGGCAAGGAAACGGTGCAGAACCTGATGGCGGTGCGGTTTGGGAATATGCTGTTTGAGCCGCTCTGGAACAGCCAGTTTGTCGATCATATTCAGATCACCGTGGCCGAGACGGTCGGCGTTGGCGGGCGTGGCGATTATTACGACAAATCCGGCGCGATGCGGGATATGGTGCAAAACCATTTGATGCAATTACTGTGTCTGATTGCGATGGAACCGCCGGCGCGGTTTGATCCGGATGCGGTGCGGGATGAAAAGCTGAAGGTCATTCGCGCGCTGGAGCCGGTGGAGCCGCACCACATCGTGCGCGGACAATATGGCGCGGATGCGGAGGATCCGGGCGAACACCCGGATTACCGTACGGCTGCCGGGAACCCCAAATCGACAACCGAGAGTTTCATTGCCTTGAAAACGCACATTGCCAACTGGCGCTGGGCGGGGACACCGTTTTATCTGCGCACCGGCAAGCGTCTGGGCGCGCGCTCCTCGGAGATTTCGATTGTCTTCAAGGACACGCCGCATTCGATTTTCGGCGAGGAAGCCGGGCGCCACCGCAATGTTCTGTCGATCCGCCTGCAGCCCAATGAGGGCATCAAGCTGGGCGTGACGATCAAGGAACCGGGCCCGGGCGGCATGCGGTTGATCGACGTGCCGCTGGACATGACATTTGCGGATGCTTTGGGCGCGGAGGGCAGCGAAAATGTCGATGCCTACGAAAGACTGATCATGGATGTGATCCGGGGCAATCAGACGCTGTTCATGCGTGGTGATGAGGTTGAGGCCGCCTGGGCCTGGACCGATCCGATCATAGAGGGGTGGACAAGCCGCAACGAGGTGCCCAAACCCTATGACAGTCACAGTGCGGGTCCGGATGCATCTGCGCAATTGATGCGTCGGGACGGGCGCGATTGGCGGGAGGTCACCCCATGA
- the pgl gene encoding 6-phosphogluconolactonase: MKFIENADRDMAIMNVAHALTSDLRKCLLQHEFASFAVPGGTTPGPIFDAMSSVDIDWHRVHVMLTDERWVPEDHARSNAGLVQARLLTGRAAAATFVSYYRDGLSAQAAASQVSEALVGEVPISVLLLGMGADMHTASLFPGAPGLAEAMAPGAPLLCAVSPEDQPEDRISLSASALNGAMDKHLVIFGQDKRAALERAMTLPAQEAPIGAVINGGIVHWAA; this comes from the coding sequence ATGAAGTTCATCGAAAACGCAGATCGCGACATGGCGATCATGAATGTCGCGCATGCTTTGACCAGTGATTTGCGCAAATGCCTGTTGCAACATGAGTTTGCCAGTTTCGCCGTGCCCGGCGGCACCACGCCCGGCCCGATTTTTGATGCAATGTCTTCGGTGGATATTGACTGGCACCGGGTGCATGTGATGCTGACGGATGAGCGGTGGGTGCCAGAAGATCATGCGCGCTCCAACGCAGGTTTGGTACAGGCGCGTCTGCTGACGGGCAGGGCGGCGGCGGCAACTTTTGTTTCATACTATCGCGATGGCCTGTCGGCTCAGGCGGCCGCGTCGCAAGTGTCTGAGGCCTTGGTCGGTGAGGTGCCGATTTCGGTGCTGCTTTTGGGGATGGGTGCGGATATGCACACGGCTTCGCTTTTTCCGGGCGCGCCGGGTCTGGCGGAGGCGATGGCGCCGGGGGCACCCCTGCTGTGCGCTGTGAGCCCGGAAGATCAGCCTGAAGATCGAATTTCGCTCAGCGCTTCGGCCCTGAACGGGGCCATGGACAAGCATCTGGTGATTTTTGGGCAGGACAAGCGCGCGGCACTGGAGCGCGCCATGACCCTGCCAGCACAAGAAGCGCCGATTGGTGCGGTGATCAATGGGGGGATCGTACATTGGGCAGCCTGA
- the pgi gene encoding glucose-6-phosphate isomerase, with protein sequence MKTQWAALTALFEKTHDRSILSLFDAPDRAADFSAQSGDMLFDYSKTNMDAEIRAALLELVDAAGVAAKREAMFSGAAINDTEGRAVLHTALRNLDGGPVHVDGFDVMPGVHATLARMRLYANHVRDSDITDVVNIGIGGSDLGPAMAVQALAPYHDGPRCHFVSNVDGAHIADTLRGLDAKTTLVIVASKTFTTIETMTNARTAKAWMLDHGGDPSVQFAALSTSEDKTRDFGIPPERVFGFEDWVGGRYSVWGPIGLSLMIAIGPDAFDAFLRGGQDMDRHFQAAEGTENLPVMLALVGIWHAQVCGYASRAVLPYDQRLARLPDYFQQLEMESNGKGVQMDGSDVDVSSGPIVWGAAGTNGQHAFYQLIHQGTRVVPCEFMIAAEGHEPDLAHHHQLLIANCLAQSEALMRGRNLTEARAKMADAGLKGAELERQARHRVFTGNRPSVTLAYPLLDPFVLGQIVALYEHRVFVEGVILGINSFDQWGVELGKELATSLQPVVEGQVNASGKDGSTAALIGFVHLHQGLMP encoded by the coding sequence CTGAAAACGCAGTGGGCGGCGCTGACAGCCCTTTTTGAGAAAACCCATGATCGTTCAATACTGTCGCTGTTTGATGCGCCCGACCGGGCGGCGGATTTCAGCGCGCAATCGGGCGATATGTTGTTTGACTATTCCAAGACAAACATGGATGCGGAAATCCGCGCCGCGCTGCTGGAGTTGGTGGATGCAGCCGGTGTTGCGGCAAAACGCGAAGCGATGTTTTCCGGTGCGGCGATCAATGACACCGAAGGACGCGCCGTCCTGCACACCGCGCTGCGCAACCTCGATGGCGGGCCGGTACATGTCGACGGGTTCGACGTGATGCCAGGGGTTCATGCAACGCTGGCGCGGATGCGTCTTTATGCCAATCACGTGCGTGACAGCGACATCACCGATGTGGTCAACATTGGGATTGGGGGCTCAGATTTGGGCCCGGCCATGGCGGTACAAGCCCTGGCGCCTTATCATGATGGACCGCGCTGCCATTTTGTCTCCAACGTCGATGGCGCGCATATCGCCGATACGCTGCGCGGGTTGGATGCGAAAACCACGCTTGTGATCGTGGCCTCCAAGACATTCACGACCATTGAGACCATGACCAATGCGCGCACTGCCAAAGCGTGGATGCTGGATCATGGGGGCGATCCGAGCGTGCAGTTTGCCGCCCTTAGTACGTCCGAGGACAAGACCCGCGATTTTGGCATTCCGCCGGAACGGGTGTTCGGGTTTGAGGATTGGGTTGGCGGGCGCTATTCGGTCTGGGGACCCATTGGATTGTCCCTGATGATCGCAATCGGGCCGGATGCCTTTGATGCCTTCCTGCGCGGCGGTCAGGACATGGACCGTCACTTCCAGGCGGCAGAGGGTACGGAAAACCTGCCTGTGATGCTGGCGCTTGTCGGGATCTGGCACGCACAGGTCTGCGGATACGCCAGCCGGGCGGTTTTGCCTTACGATCAACGGCTTGCGCGGCTACCGGATTATTTTCAGCAGCTTGAGATGGAGTCCAATGGCAAGGGCGTTCAGATGGATGGTTCGGACGTTGATGTGTCCAGTGGGCCGATTGTCTGGGGCGCTGCGGGGACAAATGGCCAGCATGCGTTTTATCAGTTGATCCATCAGGGCACGCGCGTCGTGCCTTGTGAGTTCATGATTGCCGCCGAGGGGCATGAGCCTGACCTCGCCCATCACCATCAATTGCTGATCGCCAATTGCCTGGCGCAGTCTGAGGCCTTGATGCGCGGGCGCAACCTCACGGAGGCCCGCGCGAAAATGGCGGATGCGGGTTTGAAGGGTGCGGAATTGGAGCGTCAGGCGCGCCACCGGGTGTTCACCGGGAACAGGCCTTCGGTGACGCTGGCCTATCCGCTGTTGGATCCTTTTGTGCTCGGTCAGATCGTTGCTCTTTATGAGCACCGCGTGTTTGTGGAGGGCGTCATTCTGGGGATCAACTCCTTTGATCAATGGGGGGTGGAGCTTGGCAAGGAACTCGCGACGTCCTTGCAGCCGGTTGTGGAGGGGCAGGTCAATGCATCTGGAAAGGATGGCTCCACCGCAGCGCTGATTGGATTTGTCCACCTGCATCAAGGCCTCATGCCCTGA
- a CDS encoding thioesterase family protein: MSLSYHTPLSHQTQSDLGIDPPAPLAMADQVRFSELDVLNHVNNAVYMHWFERLRIKYTQDWGISRYMGTGQDPRIVIRSGHIHYRQEMRMDEDYIVTCGCTAFRNTSFSLAQTLWSGGTLRATFDCVLVLLNHDGTGRFSIPQAVRDRFCKLDGAVQEG; the protein is encoded by the coding sequence ATGTCGCTTTCCTACCACACACCGCTGTCGCACCAGACGCAATCCGATCTGGGTATCGATCCTCCTGCGCCGCTGGCCATGGCCGATCAGGTCCGGTTTTCCGAACTGGATGTGCTGAACCACGTCAATAACGCGGTCTATATGCACTGGTTTGAACGGCTGCGCATCAAATACACGCAGGATTGGGGGATCTCGCGGTATATGGGCACGGGGCAGGATCCGCGCATTGTGATCCGCTCGGGGCACATCCACTACCGCCAGGAAATGCGAATGGATGAGGACTACATTGTCACCTGCGGATGCACGGCGTTCCGGAACACCTCGTTTTCATTGGCCCAAACGCTCTGGTCTGGTGGCACACTGCGCGCGACATTTGATTGCGTTTTGGTTTTGCTCAACCACGACGGCACCGGTCGATTTTCGATTCCGCAGGCGGTGCGTGACCGGTTTTGCAAGCTGGATGGCGCGGTGCAGGAGGGCTAG
- a CDS encoding long-chain-fatty-acid--CoA ligase, whose translation MLGQMMTAPLLISSLIEHSERYHTETDVISVNTGGGQERTSWGEVGRNARRLASALAALGLAPQARCATIAWNNRRHLEIYFGVSGGGFVCHTINPRLFAEQLVYIINHAEDEVLFIDRTFVPLVAAIRGKLTTLKHIVLMEADVGDADASVPGILAYDDLLAGGDHTYAWPQFDEGTASSLCYTSGTTGNPKGVLFSHRSTVLHSFACNLADSIGFSAMDVVLPVVPMFHVNAWGSPYACAMVGARMVLPGPGLDGPSLVSLIDQHKVSVALGVPTIWLGLLGEAEKAGSTLESLKKTVVGGSACPPSMIEAFRERYGVETIHAWGMTEMSPIGSVNQPLAKHMDLEVDALHRLRENQGRPPWGVELAIVDDQGHPLPHDGETQGELMVRGHFILDAYFRSTSAETLQNGWFNTGDVATLDADGFLSIRDRSKDIIKSGGEWISSVELENIAIAHPKLADAAVIGARHAKWDERPVLVAVKTGEEDPGIEEVLSIFEGKIAKWQIPDTVVFTDVLPRNATGKVLKRTLREKFGDVLI comes from the coding sequence ATGCTTGGTCAGATGATGACAGCGCCACTTCTGATATCCTCACTCATTGAGCATTCGGAACGCTACCATACGGAAACAGATGTTATCTCTGTGAACACTGGCGGCGGGCAGGAGCGCACAAGCTGGGGTGAGGTCGGCCGCAACGCGCGTCGCCTGGCCAGCGCGCTTGCGGCTTTGGGGCTTGCACCCCAAGCGCGTTGCGCCACCATTGCCTGGAACAACCGCCGGCATCTGGAAATCTACTTTGGCGTATCGGGGGGTGGGTTTGTCTGTCACACCATCAACCCGCGGCTTTTTGCTGAACAACTTGTTTACATCATCAACCATGCCGAGGATGAGGTCTTGTTCATTGATCGGACCTTTGTCCCGTTGGTCGCTGCCATTCGCGGCAAACTCACGACACTCAAACATATCGTGCTGATGGAGGCTGACGTCGGAGATGCCGATGCAAGCGTGCCGGGCATATTGGCCTATGATGATCTGCTGGCCGGGGGCGATCACACCTATGCGTGGCCGCAATTTGACGAAGGGACGGCCTCCAGCCTGTGTTATACATCGGGCACCACCGGCAACCCCAAGGGCGTGCTGTTTTCGCACCGGTCCACGGTGCTGCATAGTTTCGCCTGCAATCTGGCCGACAGTATCGGGTTTTCGGCGATGGATGTCGTTCTGCCCGTGGTGCCGATGTTTCATGTCAATGCCTGGGGATCACCCTATGCCTGCGCGATGGTGGGGGCACGTATGGTTTTGCCGGGGCCGGGGCTGGATGGTCCCTCCCTCGTCAGCTTGATTGATCAGCATAAGGTCAGTGTGGCACTGGGCGTGCCGACCATCTGGCTGGGACTCCTCGGAGAGGCCGAAAAGGCCGGAAGTACACTGGAAAGCCTCAAGAAAACGGTTGTGGGCGGGTCCGCCTGTCCACCTTCGATGATCGAAGCGTTCCGTGAGCGGTACGGGGTGGAGACGATCCACGCCTGGGGTATGACCGAAATGTCTCCGATCGGGTCGGTCAACCAGCCGCTTGCCAAACATATGGACCTTGAGGTGGATGCGCTGCACCGCTTGCGCGAGAATCAGGGTCGCCCGCCCTGGGGCGTTGAACTGGCAATCGTGGATGATCAGGGCCACCCCTTGCCGCATGACGGGGAGACCCAGGGCGAGTTGATGGTGCGGGGCCATTTCATTCTGGACGCCTATTTCCGCTCCACCAGTGCGGAAACCTTGCAAAACGGCTGGTTCAACACAGGAGATGTGGCGACGCTGGACGCGGATGGCTTTCTGAGCATTCGTGACCGCTCAAAAGACATCATTAAATCTGGCGGGGAATGGATCAGCTCGGTAGAGCTTGAGAACATCGCCATCGCCCATCCCAAACTGGCGGACGCGGCGGTGATCGGAGCGCGGCATGCGAAATGGGACGAACGACCCGTGCTCGTGGCGGTGAAAACCGGCGAGGAAGACCCCGGCATCGAAGAGGTCTTGTCCATCTTTGAGGGTAAGATCGCCAAGTGGCAAATCCCTGATACAGTCGTTTTCACGGATGTTTTGCCGCGCAATGCCACCGGCAAGGTGCTGAAACGCACTCTGCGCGAAAAATTCGGTGATGTGTTGATCTGA